Proteins encoded by one window of Arachis ipaensis cultivar K30076 chromosome B04, Araip1.1, whole genome shotgun sequence:
- the LOC107636733 gene encoding uncharacterized protein LOC107636733, which translates to MMEEQRECVAEQGGLARVRSVATTVTPCVATTVAPCVANFVAPRHHHRRRTIVESLPSYWRCELLSSHKQPDAKRERQNNARREKRRCMVVSAAGALSAIAVCGARHRQSHELKWRRRPSSLCCCSHQSPCRYCYTSFSFSLIAFWCCLKFSELFLRLIPLNSMLLRV; encoded by the exons ATGATGGAGGAACAAAGAGAGTGTGTCGCGGAGCAGGGAGGGCTCGCGCGAGTGAGGAGCGTCGCCACTACCGTCACGCCGTGTGTCGCCACTACCGTCGCGCCGTGCGTCGCCAACTTCGTTGCACCTCGTCATCACCATCGCCGTCGGACCATCGTGGAGTCGTTGCCGTCGTACTGGCGCTGCGAGCTGCTATCGAGCCACAAGCAACCCGATGCGAAGAGAGAGAGACAGAACAACGCGAGGAGAGAGAAAAGGCGTTGCATGGTGGTTTCTGCCGCTGGTGCTCTGTCTGCCATCGCCGTGTGTGGAGCTCGCCACCGCCAGAGTCACGAGCTGAAGTGGAGAAGGAGGCCATCTTCCCTGTGTTGCTGCAGTCACCAATCACCGTGCCGCTACTGCTACACTTCGTTTTCTTTTTCCTTAATTGct TTTTGGTGTTGCCTTAAATTTTCAGAGTTGTTTCTGCGTTTGATTCCATTAAATTCAATGTTGCTGCGAGTGTAA